From one Bacteroides eggerthii genomic stretch:
- a CDS encoding RagB/SusD family nutrient uptake outer membrane protein, with product MKKYIYILLSMWCLSGCSNMLDIDSQMSLDANQELKTEDVDKLLNGLYAAIVNSNNYSYCTNMYPEYLSDNLKLVNPQFFQIQDAYNHEILEDDILNYYNYPDLYKGIYRANTILGVPSASESQKAIAKYCRAYNYIRLIDLYGAVPIIDENYDKQPIQRSSEKKVMEFIVSDLLDAKAHAPEFNTNTPEANTKPTKEAAQALLARVYRMQGRLDLAGQEAESLITSGKFSLSDNPAEKDKEVIMYFATLTSATSNAGWGYIMSWEARNWNCLAVADEVVALLKGNDTRKILYELDEAADRKGYVFPSSAKYKNTENWDSEFYVSRLPEMYLISAEAGNSNRLTEFQAKRKSSLTLKEERRLELALEFVRWRDQKMEGETYLMPFPKESIAANPLLRGDILE from the coding sequence ATGAAAAAATACATATATATACTTTTAAGCATGTGGTGCCTATCCGGTTGTAGCAACATGCTTGATATAGATTCCCAGATGTCTTTGGACGCCAATCAGGAATTAAAGACTGAAGATGTTGACAAATTATTGAATGGTTTATATGCTGCTATAGTCAACTCCAACAATTATAGTTATTGTACAAACATGTACCCTGAATATTTGTCGGATAATCTTAAATTAGTTAATCCGCAATTCTTTCAAATTCAGGATGCTTATAATCATGAAATTTTGGAAGATGATATTTTGAACTATTACAATTATCCGGACTTGTACAAAGGTATTTACAGGGCCAACACTATTTTGGGAGTTCCTTCAGCTTCAGAGTCACAGAAAGCAATTGCGAAATATTGTCGTGCTTATAATTATATTCGCTTAATTGATTTATATGGTGCCGTTCCCATTATTGACGAAAACTATGACAAGCAACCGATTCAACGTTCTTCAGAGAAAAAGGTAATGGAATTTATAGTCTCAGACTTATTGGACGCTAAAGCGCATGCCCCGGAATTCAACACTAATACTCCGGAAGCGAATACTAAACCGACCAAAGAAGCGGCTCAGGCTTTGTTAGCCAGAGTATATAGAATGCAGGGACGTTTAGACCTTGCAGGACAGGAAGCTGAGAGTTTGATTACAAGCGGAAAGTTTAGTCTTTCTGACAATCCCGCAGAGAAAGATAAAGAAGTTATTATGTACTTTGCAACTTTAACAAGTGCCACATCTAATGCAGGTTGGGGATACATTATGAGCTGGGAAGCCCGAAACTGGAACTGTTTGGCTGTTGCCGATGAGGTTGTTGCCTTATTAAAAGGCAATGACACACGTAAGATTCTGTATGAGTTGGACGAAGCAGCAGATCGTAAAGGTTATGTTTTTCCTAGTAGCGCCAAGTATAAAAATACGGAAAACTGGGATTCTGAATTTTATGTATCCAGATTACCGGAAATGTATCTGATTTCTGCCGAAGCTGGAAACTCAAATCGTTTAACGGAATTCCAAGCAAAAAGAAAATCATCATTAACTTTAAAAGAAGAAAGACGTTTGGAGCTTGCTTTGGAGTTTGTTAGATGGAGAGATCAGAAAATGGAAGGAGAAACCTATTTGATGCCTTTCCCAAAAGAATCAATAGCAGCCAATCCTTTACTTAGAGGAGATATTTTAGAATAA
- a CDS encoding SusC/RagA family TonB-linked outer membrane protein — MKRKLMLLLACLFVGIGLVTAQTQKVTGVVISEEDGQPVIGASVLVKGTQIGAITNVDGDFTLLNVPSSAKTLQISYIGMQTQEVAIKPNLRVVLKTDSEVLDEVMVVGYGTVKKSELTGAISSVKADEIVKIPAVNISQALQGKVSGLQVVSTSGRAGDETQISLRGNGSLSASNDVLYVIDGVPGVSFASISPSDIESVEILKDAASTAIYGSRASNGVILITTKSGSFAQKTQVTLNVSVGIQNPVKTPKMLNAKEYAEILNEARQNYLDDIANGYLSKPKDESVLTPFEPLTAEGTDWFGEIRNKNALMQNYQLGISGGGQKTKFYVGASHFNQEGVVKKDEFKRSTIKLNLDHKVFDNFKIGIKSYFSSSVSTPLVEDNDIYQPWAASFNARPDAPALDEDGKPYIGTFTNPLHAFERDVTDKRYRLGGTAYFDWTIIKGLVWHASIGGNINSRRYNRYDSADTKRGESLNGSGYYGTEMFSDYIIENTLTYSNNILDKLFYTVLIGHSFQKFEEEESSVYGQDFPSTSLKWLDSAGKITDGGSLYTANALESYFGRIQLNWDDKYNLMFSIRRDGSSKFLKDNRWGTFFAVSGGWTISNEAFWNKSVMNLLKIRASYGQTGNQSGIGNASGQNLLNSGSNYNYNGLPGLAAASLFNKNLTWEKGLATNFGIDMAFFNNRINFSANYYNKKTQDLLYATPVATESGFRTMTANMGSIRNSGIELDLSADIIRNKDITWSFNANFSYNKNKVLDLGDPTKDYYNTGFVSIVKEGEALGSYQLIKALGVAQEKTEYKNAEGKVTKVVQPGDMLYEDINGDGLINSADAQIFSGGIAPIYGGLGTTVNYKGFDLNIQAQYSIGKKIYTMYKEGGNGQMNGGGGGYPSYSNNMVTEILDRWTPEHTNTDVPRLNLNSSITTWNTQRSSRFLEDADYLRISDITLGYNFQHLNIPFMETVRAYIQIRNPFTFTKYSGLDPELQYVDPDRTNNKVVAGTDNAGIPNMRSFIFGVNIAF, encoded by the coding sequence ATGAAAAGAAAATTAATGCTGTTATTGGCCTGCCTTTTTGTAGGAATAGGCCTAGTAACTGCCCAAACACAGAAGGTTACAGGTGTTGTGATTTCTGAAGAAGATGGGCAGCCAGTTATTGGAGCCTCTGTATTGGTAAAAGGTACACAAATTGGTGCTATTACCAATGTAGATGGTGATTTTACTTTACTGAACGTACCAAGTTCTGCGAAGACTTTGCAAATTTCGTATATTGGTATGCAAACACAGGAAGTTGCAATAAAACCTAATTTGCGAGTCGTATTAAAAACAGACTCTGAAGTTCTTGATGAAGTAATGGTGGTGGGATATGGTACTGTAAAAAAGTCTGAATTGACCGGAGCTATATCTTCTGTGAAAGCTGATGAAATTGTTAAAATACCAGCTGTCAACATAAGCCAAGCACTTCAGGGCAAAGTAAGTGGTTTGCAAGTTGTAAGTACATCAGGACGTGCTGGTGATGAAACGCAAATCAGTTTACGTGGAAATGGCTCATTAAGTGCGTCAAATGACGTATTGTATGTCATTGATGGAGTTCCGGGAGTTTCTTTTGCCTCCATCTCTCCCAGTGATATAGAAAGCGTGGAAATTTTAAAGGATGCAGCATCAACCGCCATCTATGGTTCTAGAGCTTCCAATGGTGTCATTTTGATTACAACGAAATCCGGTTCTTTTGCGCAGAAGACTCAAGTAACCTTAAACGTTAGTGTTGGAATCCAAAATCCTGTAAAAACACCTAAAATGCTAAATGCCAAGGAATATGCTGAAATATTAAATGAGGCACGTCAAAACTATTTAGATGATATTGCCAATGGGTATTTAAGCAAACCTAAAGATGAATCTGTATTAACTCCTTTTGAGCCATTGACGGCAGAAGGTACGGACTGGTTTGGTGAAATCAGAAATAAAAATGCTTTAATGCAAAATTATCAGTTAGGTATATCTGGTGGTGGACAGAAAACCAAGTTTTATGTAGGAGCTTCACATTTCAACCAAGAAGGTGTAGTAAAAAAAGATGAGTTCAAACGCTCAACAATAAAATTAAACTTGGACCATAAGGTTTTCGACAATTTTAAGATTGGTATTAAATCATATTTCTCGTCTTCAGTATCTACACCTTTAGTAGAGGATAATGATATATACCAGCCTTGGGCTGCCTCATTTAATGCACGTCCCGATGCACCAGCTTTGGATGAAGACGGAAAACCTTATATTGGTACATTTACAAATCCTTTGCATGCATTTGAAAGGGATGTTACTGATAAACGCTATCGCTTGGGTGGTACGGCATATTTTGACTGGACTATTATTAAGGGCCTGGTTTGGCATGCTTCTATAGGTGGAAACATAAATTCAAGAAGATACAACAGATATGATTCGGCGGATACTAAAAGAGGAGAAAGCTTGAATGGTAGCGGATATTATGGAACAGAAATGTTCTCTGACTATATTATAGAGAATACATTAACTTATTCAAATAATATATTAGACAAACTCTTTTATACTGTTCTAATCGGACATTCATTCCAAAAGTTTGAGGAAGAAGAGTCAAGTGTATATGGCCAGGATTTCCCCTCTACTTCACTTAAATGGTTAGATTCTGCAGGAAAGATTACTGACGGTGGTTCATTATACACTGCCAATGCTTTGGAATCATATTTTGGACGTATTCAACTTAACTGGGATGATAAATACAATTTAATGTTCTCTATCCGTAGAGATGGTTCATCTAAATTTCTTAAAGATAACAGATGGGGAACATTTTTTGCTGTTTCCGGAGGATGGACTATCTCCAATGAAGCTTTCTGGAATAAAAGTGTTATGAACTTATTGAAGATAAGAGCTTCATATGGTCAAACGGGCAACCAAAGTGGCATTGGAAATGCTTCCGGTCAAAACTTACTCAATTCTGGTTCAAACTATAATTACAATGGTCTACCGGGATTAGCGGCCGCATCTCTTTTTAATAAAAACTTGACTTGGGAAAAAGGATTGGCAACCAACTTCGGTATAGATATGGCTTTTTTCAATAATCGAATTAACTTCTCAGCCAACTATTATAACAAAAAAACGCAAGACTTACTATATGCCACTCCTGTAGCAACAGAATCAGGATTCAGAACTATGACAGCCAATATGGGTAGCATCAGAAATAGTGGTATAGAATTGGATCTTAGTGCTGATATTATCAGAAACAAAGATATAACCTGGAGTTTCAATGCTAACTTCTCTTACAATAAGAACAAAGTTCTCGATTTGGGTGACCCGACAAAAGATTATTATAATACAGGTTTTGTCTCTATCGTGAAAGAAGGAGAAGCGCTTGGCTCTTATCAGTTAATCAAAGCATTAGGTGTTGCACAGGAAAAAACAGAATACAAAAATGCCGAAGGTAAGGTAACAAAAGTTGTACAACCTGGTGACATGCTATATGAAGATATTAATGGCGACGGACTTATCAACTCTGCTGATGCACAGATTTTCTCAGGCGGTATTGCCCCCATCTATGGCGGCCTCGGTACAACAGTTAACTATAAAGGATTTGACTTGAATATTCAAGCACAATATTCTATAGGCAAAAAGATATATACCATGTATAAAGAAGGCGGTAACGGTCAAATGAATGGTGGCGGTGGCGGTTATCCTTCTTATTCAAACAACATGGTAACTGAAATCCTTGACAGATGGACGCCGGAGCATACCAATACAGATGTCCCGCGCTTGAATCTGAATTCTTCGATTACGACTTGGAATACACAACGTTCTTCACGTTTCTTGGAAGATGCGGATTATCTCCGTATCTCAGATATTACGTTGGGATACAATTTCCAACATCTGAATATCCCATTCATGGAAACAGTAAGAGCATATATCCAAATAAGAAATCCCTTCACCTTCACCAAATATTCAGGGCTTGATCCGGAACTTCAATATGTTGATCCAGATAGAACAAATAATAAGGTGGTTGCTGGTACTGATAATGCCGGAATACCCAATATGAGAAGTTTTATTTTTGGTGTGAATATTGCATTTTAA
- a CDS encoding site-specific integrase, whose translation MNKIIYNLVYNRKKCLNKKGMALVQVEAYLGRKKKYFSTKVYLKPEQWDNKKLIVKNHPNADALNRLIYEFVATIEKKELELWQQGKRISLELLKNALTTQENNSSFISFFRQEVMNSSLKDSTKRNHLSTLMLLQEFKKNITFSDLTFELISSFEYFLQLKGYHTNTIAKHMKHLKRHVNIAINKEYIEIQKYAFRKYKIKTIENKHTHLVPEELERLENLILSGRYVKLQKSLDAFLFCCYAGMRYSDFINLSSENFVDINQETWLIYKSVKTGTEVRLPLYLLFSGKGIAILNKYRDNLEDFFHLRDNSNVNKDLIIITRLAGLSKRISFHTARHTNATLLIYNGINITTVQKLLGHKSVKTTQVYTNVMDMTIIHDLEKMK comes from the coding sequence ATGAATAAAATTATTTACAATCTTGTGTACAACAGAAAGAAATGCCTGAATAAAAAAGGAATGGCATTAGTACAAGTCGAAGCTTATTTAGGCAGAAAGAAAAAGTATTTCTCAACCAAGGTCTATTTGAAACCGGAACAGTGGGATAACAAAAAGTTGATTGTTAAAAATCATCCTAATGCAGACGCTCTGAACAGGTTGATTTATGAATTTGTTGCAACAATAGAAAAAAAGGAACTGGAATTATGGCAGCAAGGTAAGCGAATCTCTCTAGAGCTATTAAAAAACGCCTTAACTACACAGGAAAATAACTCTTCGTTTATATCCTTTTTCAGGCAAGAGGTTATGAACTCATCTTTGAAAGATAGTACTAAACGCAATCATCTTTCTACACTTATGCTGTTGCAAGAATTCAAAAAGAACATAACATTTTCAGATTTGACATTTGAGTTAATTTCGTCTTTCGAATACTTCCTACAATTGAAAGGGTATCATACCAACACTATTGCCAAACACATGAAACATCTGAAACGGCATGTAAATATAGCTATAAACAAAGAATATATTGAAATACAGAAGTATGCTTTTAGAAAGTATAAAATAAAAACAATAGAAAACAAACACACCCATTTGGTGCCGGAAGAGTTGGAAAGACTGGAAAATCTGATTTTATCAGGCAGATATGTCAAGTTACAAAAGTCCTTGGATGCTTTCTTGTTCTGTTGTTATGCTGGAATGAGATATTCCGATTTTATTAATTTGTCTTCTGAAAATTTCGTAGATATCAATCAGGAAACATGGCTTATATACAAGTCTGTGAAGACAGGAACGGAAGTGCGCCTTCCTCTTTATCTGCTCTTCTCAGGAAAAGGAATTGCGATTCTTAATAAATATCGAGATAATTTGGAAGATTTTTTTCATTTAAGAGATAACTCAAATGTCAATAAGGATTTGATAATTATCACAAGATTGGCAGGATTGTCAAAAAGGATATCCTTTCATACCGCGCGCCATACCAATGCTACTTTACTCATATATAATGGTATAAATATTACTACAGTGCAAAAACTACTCGGACACAAAAGCGTAAAGACTACGCAGGTATATACCAATGTAATGGATATGACTATTATTCATGATTTGGAGAAAATGAAGTAA
- a CDS encoding SusD/RagB family nutrient-binding outer membrane lipoprotein, producing MKKILLTISTAAFMFVGCDLDINDNPNYPQDDQVTPDLIFPAIQGSIAATVGGEIYNYAGFFSQYFEQMPEANQYNQLATYTFTESSQEMDYSYRIIYAGALEDAQQVLNKSKNTADRFATTVLRAYIFQVLVDNMGACPYTEALQGNANATPKWDDGETVYKGILAELDAAEQELDNSKMESPDLVCDQDMDQWVGFANALRLRMYLRFIDAGIDAAAYTEKVKALVQAGNFFTGDIKFDAFKDDENYRNPWYTTSTSNTGNHCAAYPLVSYLKSTNDPRIAYGMNKATGAKDFVGAIPGSHDVAKNKNADVSAINVTIAKIKPVYFFTQSELQFLIAEVKLRFLNDDAAAKIAYEAAITADFAARDMAGQETAMFGTGGAVAWGNATSNEDKLELIYMQKWVALFYMDHIEAWSEIRRTDCPKLSSHTAEEISKNSLLYTPGELITPWISGLESGGLIKRMFYPLSARQYNANTPAAVPASTPIWWDVK from the coding sequence ATGAAAAAAATACTATTAACTATTTCTACAGCAGCGTTTATGTTTGTTGGCTGCGATTTGGATATTAATGATAATCCGAACTATCCACAAGATGATCAGGTAACTCCAGACCTTATATTTCCTGCTATTCAGGGGAGTATTGCTGCAACTGTGGGTGGTGAAATCTACAATTATGCCGGTTTCTTTTCTCAGTATTTTGAACAGATGCCTGAGGCAAATCAGTATAATCAGTTAGCTACTTATACTTTTACGGAGAGTTCGCAAGAAATGGATTATTCTTATCGTATTATATATGCAGGAGCTTTGGAAGATGCTCAGCAGGTATTGAATAAGAGTAAAAATACAGCGGATCGTTTTGCTACAACAGTGTTGCGTGCTTATATTTTCCAAGTATTGGTGGATAATATGGGGGCATGTCCTTATACAGAGGCTTTGCAAGGAAATGCAAATGCTACTCCGAAATGGGATGATGGCGAGACTGTGTATAAAGGAATTTTAGCAGAATTGGATGCGGCAGAGCAGGAGTTGGACAATTCGAAAATGGAATCACCTGATTTGGTTTGTGATCAGGATATGGATCAATGGGTCGGTTTTGCCAATGCTTTACGTTTGCGCATGTATCTGCGCTTTATAGATGCTGGTATTGATGCTGCTGCATATACAGAAAAAGTGAAGGCTTTAGTGCAAGCAGGTAATTTCTTTACAGGAGATATTAAGTTTGATGCGTTTAAGGATGACGAGAATTATCGTAACCCTTGGTACACCACTAGTACATCTAATACAGGTAACCATTGTGCTGCTTATCCTCTTGTTTCTTATTTGAAATCTACTAATGACCCTCGTATTGCTTATGGTATGAATAAGGCTACTGGCGCAAAAGATTTTGTAGGAGCTATTCCGGGGAGTCATGATGTTGCTAAAAATAAGAATGCGGATGTTAGCGCAATCAATGTGACAATTGCAAAGATAAAGCCTGTTTATTTTTTTACACAGAGTGAACTTCAATTTTTGATAGCAGAAGTGAAGTTGCGTTTTCTGAATGATGATGCCGCAGCGAAGATAGCTTATGAGGCAGCTATTACAGCTGACTTTGCGGCTCGTGATATGGCAGGTCAGGAAACTGCAATGTTCGGTACTGGAGGAGCTGTTGCTTGGGGCAATGCAACTTCAAATGAGGACAAGCTTGAACTCATTTATATGCAAAAATGGGTTGCTCTTTTCTACATGGATCATATAGAAGCATGGAGCGAGATTCGCCGTACAGACTGTCCTAAACTGTCATCACATACAGCGGAAGAAATATCCAAGAACTCTTTGCTTTATACTCCGGGTGAACTGATCACTCCTTGGATCAGTGGTTTGGAATCCGGTGGACTGATTAAGCGGATGTTTTATCCTCTGTCTGCTCGCCAATATAATGCTAATACACCTGCGGCAGTACCTGCAAGTACGCCCATTTGGTGGGATGTGAAATAA
- a CDS encoding DUF5011 domain-containing protein, with amino-acid sequence MKKIIYSILICFGTVVLSSCEDTSEDISKVTHFASLELKGETAMKMKLNDTYVEPGFIALEGDEDITSKVKIAGAVNSAKSDIYTLTYSVANVDGFSVSKKRNVLVAAPTFASAYYGESELGSRHYVNAPIHIVDNGDGTYGIDDIMGGFQFHGLNAGLEPAYDLHAEAVIKLEADNSISLVSLGSWAPELKLTLGLNSGSYDPVTGVIELNVKYGANNQLSVTLTK; translated from the coding sequence ATGAAAAAAATTATATATAGTATATTGATATGCTTTGGAACTGTAGTTTTATCTTCGTGTGAAGATACTTCGGAAGATATTTCCAAAGTGACGCATTTTGCATCTTTAGAGTTGAAAGGTGAGACGGCTATGAAGATGAAACTGAACGATACATATGTAGAACCGGGCTTCATTGCATTGGAAGGTGATGAGGATATTACATCTAAAGTAAAGATTGCAGGAGCTGTAAATAGTGCGAAGAGTGATATCTATACATTAACATATTCTGTTGCTAATGTTGATGGGTTTTCAGTTTCAAAGAAGCGTAATGTTTTGGTTGCTGCACCTACTTTTGCCAGTGCCTATTATGGAGAATCAGAACTTGGCAGCCGCCACTATGTAAATGCTCCAATTCATATTGTAGATAATGGCGACGGTACTTATGGAATCGATGATATTATGGGTGGATTTCAATTCCATGGCCTGAATGCCGGTTTGGAACCGGCCTACGATCTCCATGCAGAGGCCGTTATTAAGTTAGAAGCTGATAATAGTATATCACTAGTCAGTTTAGGCTCTTGGGCGCCGGAACTTAAGCTTACTCTTGGATTGAATAGCGGTAGCTATGATCCGGTAACAGGTGTGATAGAATTGAATGTTAAATATGGTGCAAATAACCAGCTTTCGGTTACATTGACCAAATAA
- a CDS encoding lipid-binding protein, with protein MKKYIALLLLVTVSFAFTACDDETEPGGTAVEKMAGTWIVTWEAKNEAGKWEDILGGTVELNTYNTAANVPTEMWVKEGYLLNSAIKVSTDYNARTFSATGQTIAVAPEIWGDSKIVVDVTDGKVLAGAATTPSGMPADSIVFFVNVQGDDTYKIAGFRRTGFPADE; from the coding sequence ATGAAAAAATATATAGCATTATTGTTATTAGTAACAGTCTCATTCGCGTTTACTGCATGTGACGATGAAACAGAACCAGGTGGAACTGCCGTTGAAAAAATGGCAGGCACTTGGATTGTAACTTGGGAAGCAAAGAATGAGGCAGGAAAGTGGGAAGATATTTTGGGTGGTACCGTTGAATTAAACACCTATAATACGGCTGCTAATGTTCCGACAGAAATGTGGGTGAAAGAGGGCTATCTTTTGAATTCTGCTATTAAGGTGTCTACGGATTATAACGCACGTACGTTCAGTGCAACTGGGCAAACGATTGCTGTAGCTCCTGAAATTTGGGGAGATTCTAAGATCGTTGTAGATGTTACTGATGGGAAAGTCTTGGCTGGTGCAGCTACTACTCCAAGTGGTATGCCGGCAGATAGTATTGTTTTCTTTGTAAATGTGCAAGGTGATGATACTTATAAAATTGCAGGTTTTCGCCGTACAGGATTTCCTGCTGACGAGTAA
- the hflX gene encoding GTPase HflX, translating to MKEFVISEAQVETAVLVGLVTKTQDERKTNEYLDELEFLAETAGAEVVKRFTQKLDQANSVTYVGKGKLEEIKEYIRNEEEAEREIGMVIFDDELSAKQIRNIEAELKIKILDRTSLILDIFAMRAQTANAKTQVELAQYKYMLPRLQRLWTHLERQGGGSGAGGGKGSVGLRGPGETQLEMDRRIILNRMSLLKERLAEIDKQKATQRKNRGRLIRVALVGYTNVGKSTLMTLLSKSEVFAENKLFATLDTTVRKVIIENLPFLLSDTVGFIRKLPTDLVDSFKSTLDEVREADLLLHIVDISHPDFEEQIEVVNKTLADIGASGKPMILVFNKIDAYTYIAKAEDDLTPRTKENLTLEELMKTWMAKMEDNCLFISARERINVEELKSVVYQRVKELHVQKYPYNDFLYQTYEEEV from the coding sequence ATGAAAGAATTTGTAATTTCCGAAGCACAGGTTGAAACCGCGGTATTGGTAGGTCTTGTCACAAAAACTCAGGATGAGCGTAAGACAAATGAATACCTCGACGAGCTGGAATTCTTGGCTGAGACAGCCGGGGCGGAAGTAGTGAAAAGATTTACTCAGAAGTTGGATCAGGCAAACTCTGTGACGTATGTCGGTAAGGGTAAGCTGGAAGAGATAAAAGAATATATCCGTAACGAAGAAGAAGCCGAGCGTGAGATCGGTATGGTGATTTTCGATGATGAACTTTCGGCAAAGCAGATACGTAATATTGAAGCAGAGCTGAAAATCAAGATATTGGACCGTACTTCGCTTATCCTTGACATCTTTGCAATGCGTGCGCAGACAGCCAACGCAAAGACACAAGTTGAGTTGGCGCAATATAAATATATGCTTCCCCGCTTGCAACGCTTGTGGACTCACTTGGAACGTCAGGGCGGCGGTTCGGGAGCCGGTGGAGGTAAAGGATCGGTAGGTCTGCGTGGTCCGGGTGAAACACAGTTGGAAATGGACCGCCGTATCATTCTGAACCGTATGTCATTGCTAAAAGAACGTTTGGCAGAGATTGACAAGCAGAAGGCCACCCAGCGTAAGAATCGCGGTCGTTTGATACGTGTGGCATTGGTGGGATATACCAATGTCGGAAAATCCACTTTGATGACGTTGCTTTCCAAAAGTGAAGTCTTTGCGGAGAACAAGTTGTTCGCTACGTTGGACACTACGGTGCGCAAGGTCATCATTGAGAATCTGCCGTTCCTTTTGTCTGATACGGTTGGGTTCATACGCAAGTTGCCCACTGATTTGGTAGACTCTTTTAAATCTACCCTGGATGAGGTACGCGAGGCCGACCTGTTGCTGCACATCGTAGATATCTCTCATCCTGATTTTGAGGAACAGATAGAAGTGGTAAACAAAACATTGGCGGACATCGGTGCATCCGGTAAGCCTATGATACTTGTATTCAATAAAATAGACGCTTACACCTATATCGCGAAAGCGGAAGACGACCTTACCCCCAGAACCAAGGAAAACTTGACACTTGAAGAACTGATGAAGACGTGGATGGCAAAGATGGAAGACAATTGTCTTTTTATTTCTGCCCGCGAACGGATCAATGTAGAAGAACTGAAGAGTGTGGTTTATCAGCGTGTAAAAGAACTGCACGTGCAGAAGTATCCCTATAACGATTTCCTTTATCAGACTTACGAAGAAGAAGTTTAA